A single region of the Leptothrix cholodnii SP-6 genome encodes:
- a CDS encoding substrate-binding domain-containing protein, which produces MKARGVHLQYSFQPEGQRGAEVQNPLFDLLWAVREHGSIQHAAKAMGASYRHVWGALKQWEEVMGEPLVTWTQGQPSRLTPFADRLLWAETRARTRLTPHIEALRAELERVLAEALDGSQHVLPIYASHDLALPLLRDLASQQQRLHIELRFAGSVDALRALAEGRCLVAGFHVPPLQGGARVFAQALKPLLKPGRHKLIAFSRRAQGLMVAKGNPLQLRTVADLAASVDGVRRPVRFIARQAGSGTRLLMDHLLQQHGIAPEAITGYTSPPEDSHMAVAAAIASGVGDAGMGLAAAAQAFGLDFVPVMDEDYFLVCLKDALEHPAVLKLREVLAGADWHQAVATLPGYSGARSGEVLSLTGALPWWNFRHPKHLPAGAAEHLPAG; this is translated from the coding sequence ATGAAAGCCCGCGGCGTCCACCTCCAGTACAGCTTCCAGCCCGAGGGCCAGCGCGGCGCCGAGGTCCAGAACCCCTTGTTCGACCTGCTGTGGGCGGTGCGCGAGCACGGTTCGATCCAGCACGCGGCCAAGGCGATGGGTGCGTCGTACCGGCATGTCTGGGGTGCGCTCAAGCAGTGGGAAGAGGTCATGGGCGAGCCGCTCGTCACCTGGACGCAGGGCCAGCCCTCACGCCTGACGCCGTTCGCCGACCGCCTGCTGTGGGCCGAAACCCGCGCCCGCACCCGCCTGACGCCGCACATCGAGGCGCTGAGGGCCGAACTCGAGCGGGTGCTGGCCGAAGCGCTCGACGGCAGCCAGCACGTGCTGCCGATCTACGCCAGCCACGACCTGGCGCTGCCGCTGCTGCGCGATCTGGCCAGCCAGCAGCAGCGCCTGCACATCGAACTGCGCTTTGCCGGCAGCGTCGACGCCCTGCGCGCGCTGGCCGAGGGCCGCTGCCTGGTGGCCGGTTTCCACGTGCCGCCGCTGCAGGGCGGCGCGCGGGTGTTTGCGCAGGCGCTCAAGCCACTGCTCAAGCCGGGACGCCACAAGCTGATCGCGTTCAGCCGGCGCGCCCAGGGTCTGATGGTGGCCAAGGGCAATCCGCTGCAGTTGCGCACGGTGGCCGATCTGGCTGCGTCGGTTGACGGCGTCAGGCGCCCGGTGCGCTTCATCGCGCGCCAGGCCGGCTCGGGCACCCGGCTGCTGATGGATCACCTGCTGCAGCAGCATGGCATCGCGCCCGAGGCGATCACCGGCTACACGAGCCCGCCCGAGGACAGCCACATGGCGGTGGCCGCGGCCATCGCCAGCGGGGTGGGCGATGCCGGCATGGGGCTGGCCGCGGCGGCGCAGGCCTTCGGGCTCGATTTCGTGCCGGTGATGGACGAGGACTATTTCCTGGTCTGCCTGAAGGACGCCCTCGAACACCCCGCCGTGCTCAAGCTGCGCGAGGTGCTGGCCGGCGCCGACTGGCATCAGGCGGTTGCCACGCTGCCGGGCTACAGCGGTGCCCGCAGTGGCGAGGTGCTGTCGCTGACCGGCGCGCTGCCGTGGTGGAACTTCCGCCATCCCAAACACCTGCCCGCGGGCGCGGCCGAGCACCTGCCGGCCGGCTGA
- a CDS encoding bifunctional diguanylate cyclase/phosphodiesterase — MLTLLVRLVGRLSVGRKLMLIYLLDLSSVLYVAGILIDEKFIAIDFARKELAGSAYVRVVADALVDVAGAGQPPSTAAPALPTATHLQRLAEQARAQDAGMRSAEVSAPLADAITRWAEPAAGRPRATVDEVLRRGQDLLTRVGNQSNLILDPDLDSYYSMSIVVLRLPELLQVVHGIAHHAETGVGRDARSVYLVLEGRLDAIAQGLESDHAEAFAAGSPALKAALSPGHAELNRRIEQFRLQSRAWVDAGMGVHGQAAMRVAEGELLRALKASWLDTSQALDGLLLQRVDRLYARMWLHLGTALFLLLCVLAVVSFVAGQIARPLKRLSTVADTVRRTGDHGQRVDWQSSDEIGRLVDAFHDMLSQLETERDRQKEMAARERAAEAQRSLLEAMPVPLMVTAVPGHEVLHANAPARLWIGERLADPWALGLDSHVRARFFQQLQDRDAVDEFEVHWRGPTEAVWAVLSARRIVFQGRDAVLTTLAPINHLKQLEQRLELWAKVFETSSEGIFIVDAQQRILTANWALTRSTGHDLIELMGGDPAELLAGADARQTWQSLVERVQTRGSWQGEVRICRRAGGDYPAWLLANAVRDRAGHVSHWVCTSIDITDRKESERRIRFLAEHDVLTELPNRALCIERLRLALQQARRTGQKVAVLFIDLDRFKNINDSLGHHVGDGLLRSVAQRLVDGVRAGDTVSRLGGDEFVVVLNGLADIEEVAHVVEQRLIPRVRQPHGVQGAEIHVSCSVGISVFPDDAQDIDELMRQADVAMYQAKAQGRNGAQFFTAEMNQRAQARLMVENHLRSAVAQGQLSLHYQPRIHVADGRVAGVEGLLRWHSPELGHVPPDRFIPVAEETGLIIEIGAWVIEAACAQIERWRGQGLQEVAVSINLSALQLRDPGLLDVLRASLERHAVPPGQLELELTESILMDQVDAHLVTLHALRELGLRLSIDDFGTGYSSLNYLTRFPIDQLKIDRSFVRDMLDDPRDLAIIKAIIGLGHTLGLKVVAEGVERELEVQALRAAGCDELQGYHFARPMAADTATAWLLDWIRRQAAVRGGNLPAEFPV, encoded by the coding sequence ATGTTGACTTTGCTGGTGCGCCTGGTGGGCAGGCTCAGCGTCGGCCGCAAGCTGATGCTGATCTATCTGCTCGACCTCAGCTCGGTGCTGTACGTGGCGGGCATCCTGATCGACGAGAAGTTCATCGCCATCGACTTCGCGCGCAAGGAACTCGCCGGCAGCGCCTACGTGCGGGTCGTGGCCGATGCGCTGGTCGACGTGGCCGGTGCCGGGCAGCCGCCGTCGACGGCAGCGCCGGCGCTGCCGACGGCCACCCACCTGCAGCGCCTGGCCGAACAGGCCCGTGCGCAGGACGCCGGCATGCGCAGCGCCGAGGTTTCGGCGCCGCTGGCCGACGCCATCACGCGCTGGGCCGAACCCGCCGCAGGCCGGCCGCGGGCCACGGTCGACGAGGTGCTGCGCCGCGGCCAGGACCTGCTGACGCGGGTGGGCAACCAGTCGAACCTGATCCTCGACCCCGATCTGGACAGCTACTACAGCATGTCGATCGTGGTCCTGCGCCTGCCCGAGCTGCTGCAGGTGGTGCACGGCATCGCCCACCACGCCGAAACCGGGGTCGGCCGCGACGCACGCAGCGTCTACCTGGTGCTCGAAGGCCGGCTCGATGCGATCGCGCAAGGGCTCGAGTCCGACCACGCCGAGGCCTTTGCGGCCGGCAGCCCGGCATTGAAGGCGGCGCTGTCGCCAGGCCATGCCGAGCTGAATCGGCGCATCGAGCAGTTCCGGCTGCAGTCGCGGGCCTGGGTCGACGCCGGCATGGGCGTGCACGGCCAGGCGGCGATGCGGGTGGCCGAGGGCGAACTGCTGCGGGCCTTGAAGGCCTCGTGGCTCGACACCAGCCAGGCGCTCGACGGCCTGCTGCTGCAGCGTGTCGACCGGCTCTATGCGCGCATGTGGCTGCACCTGGGCACGGCGCTGTTCCTGCTGCTGTGCGTGCTGGCGGTGGTCAGCTTCGTGGCCGGCCAGATCGCCCGGCCGCTCAAGCGCCTGTCGACCGTGGCCGACACCGTGCGGCGCACCGGCGACCACGGCCAGCGCGTGGACTGGCAGAGCTCCGACGAGATCGGCCGGCTGGTCGACGCCTTCCACGACATGCTCAGCCAGCTCGAGACCGAGCGCGATCGCCAGAAGGAGATGGCCGCCCGCGAGCGCGCCGCCGAGGCCCAGCGCAGTCTGCTCGAGGCCATGCCGGTGCCGCTGATGGTGACGGCGGTGCCCGGCCACGAGGTGCTGCACGCCAACGCGCCGGCGCGGCTGTGGATCGGCGAGCGGCTGGCCGATCCGTGGGCGCTCGGGCTCGATTCGCACGTGCGAGCGCGCTTTTTCCAGCAGTTGCAGGACCGCGACGCGGTCGACGAGTTCGAGGTCCACTGGCGCGGCCCGACCGAGGCCGTCTGGGCGGTGCTGTCGGCGCGGCGCATCGTCTTCCAGGGGCGCGACGCGGTGCTCACCACGCTGGCGCCGATCAACCACCTCAAGCAGCTCGAGCAGCGGCTCGAGCTCTGGGCCAAGGTGTTCGAGACCTCGTCGGAGGGCATCTTCATCGTCGACGCCCAGCAGCGCATCCTGACCGCCAACTGGGCGCTCACGCGCAGCACCGGCCACGACCTGATCGAGCTGATGGGTGGCGATCCGGCCGAACTGCTGGCCGGCGCCGACGCCCGCCAGACCTGGCAGTCGCTGGTCGAGCGGGTGCAGACACGCGGCAGCTGGCAGGGCGAGGTGCGTATCTGCCGCCGCGCCGGTGGCGACTACCCGGCCTGGCTGCTGGCCAACGCGGTGCGCGACCGCGCCGGCCATGTCTCGCACTGGGTTTGCACCTCGATCGACATCACCGACCGCAAGGAAAGCGAGCGGCGCATCCGTTTCCTGGCCGAACACGACGTGCTGACCGAGCTGCCCAACCGCGCGCTGTGCATCGAGCGCCTGCGCCTGGCGCTGCAGCAGGCCCGGCGCACGGGGCAGAAGGTGGCCGTGCTGTTCATCGACCTCGACCGCTTCAAGAACATCAACGATTCGCTCGGCCACCACGTCGGCGACGGCCTGCTGCGCTCGGTGGCGCAGCGCCTGGTCGACGGCGTGCGCGCCGGCGACACCGTCAGCCGCCTGGGCGGTGACGAGTTCGTGGTGGTGCTCAACGGCCTGGCCGACATCGAGGAGGTCGCGCACGTGGTCGAGCAGCGTCTGATCCCGCGCGTGCGCCAGCCGCACGGCGTGCAGGGCGCGGAGATCCACGTGTCGTGCAGCGTGGGCATCTCGGTCTTCCCGGACGACGCCCAGGACATCGACGAGCTGATGCGCCAGGCCGACGTGGCGATGTACCAGGCCAAGGCGCAGGGCCGCAACGGCGCACAGTTCTTCACCGCCGAGATGAACCAGCGCGCGCAGGCGCGCCTGATGGTCGAGAACCACCTGCGCAGCGCCGTGGCGCAGGGCCAACTGTCGCTGCACTACCAGCCGCGCATCCATGTGGCCGACGGCCGGGTGGCGGGGGTCGAGGGGCTGCTGCGCTGGCACAGCCCGGAGCTGGGTCATGTGCCGCCGGACCGCTTCATCCCGGTGGCCGAGGAGACCGGCCTGATCATCGAGATCGGCGCCTGGGTGATCGAGGCCGCCTGCGCCCAGATCGAGCGCTGGCGCGGCCAGGGGCTGCAGGAGGTGGCGGTGTCGATCAACCTGTCGGCGCTGCAACTGCGCGACCCCGGCCTGCTCGACGTGCTGCGCGCCAGCCTCGAACGCCACGCCGTGCCGCCCGGTCAGCTCGAACTGGAGCTGACCGAGTCGATCCTGATGGACCAGGTCGATGCCCACCTGGTCACCTTGCACGCCTTGCGCGAACTGGGGCTGCGCCTGTCGATCGATGATTTCGGCACCGGCTATTCGAGCCTGAACTACCTCACGCGCTTCCCGATCGACCAGCTCAAGATCGACCGCTCCTTCGTGCGCGACATGCTCGACGACCCACGTGACCTCGCCATCATCAAGGCCATCATCGGCCTGGGCCACACGCTGGGGTTGAAGGTGGTGGCCGAAGGCGTCGAGCGCGAACTCGAGGTGCAGGCGCTGCGCGCAGCCGGCTGCGACGAGCTGCAGGGTTACCACTTTGCCCGGCCGATGGCGGCCGACACCGCCACCGCCTGGCTGCTGGACTGGATCCGCCGCCAGGCGGCCGTGCGTGGCGGCAACTTGCCGGCCGAGTTTCCGGTCTGA
- a CDS encoding quinoprotein relay system zinc metallohydrolase 1: MKQRPPNPTWTAGLCAAALALCSVGAPAQAQPSSAAAPIVNVERLEHGLKALELGAGVYVVEGANADFSVANGCNIINTGFIVTDAGVLVINTGPGRIYGEQLRALIARTTPQPVVQVLHLNLHPDYFLGNQAFADVPRRATALTGAGMAREAAGYETNLYRLCGDWMKGTQALQPDAAVAVTPGGGTLRIGSREFALHELDGHTDSDLVLIDRRSGVAFVGGLVFVDRIPTTPHARIGDWQRSLDRLQPLLESAGVKTLVPSHGPVRASLDGIAQTRGYLQWLDRNFSLWARQGWEMNEVLKAPVPALYRGWAAFETEYLRNVVHLYPRYESQVLSATRPR, from the coding sequence CCTTGTGCAGCGTCGGCGCGCCGGCCCAGGCACAGCCGTCGAGTGCCGCGGCGCCGATCGTCAATGTCGAGCGGCTCGAGCACGGCCTGAAGGCGCTCGAGCTCGGCGCCGGTGTCTACGTGGTCGAAGGCGCGAACGCCGATTTCAGCGTCGCCAACGGCTGCAACATCATCAACACCGGCTTCATCGTCACCGATGCCGGCGTGCTGGTGATCAACACCGGACCGGGGCGGATCTACGGCGAGCAGCTGCGCGCGCTGATCGCGCGCACCACGCCGCAGCCGGTGGTGCAGGTGCTGCACCTGAACCTGCACCCCGACTACTTCCTCGGCAACCAGGCCTTTGCCGACGTGCCGCGCCGCGCGACCGCGCTGACCGGCGCGGGCATGGCGCGCGAGGCCGCCGGCTACGAGACCAACCTCTATCGCCTGTGTGGCGACTGGATGAAGGGCACGCAGGCGCTGCAGCCCGATGCGGCGGTGGCGGTCACGCCGGGCGGCGGCACGCTGCGCATCGGCAGCCGCGAGTTCGCGCTGCACGAGCTCGACGGCCACACCGACTCCGACCTGGTGCTGATCGACCGCCGCAGCGGCGTCGCCTTCGTCGGCGGGCTGGTGTTCGTCGACCGCATCCCGACCACGCCGCATGCGCGAATCGGCGACTGGCAGCGCAGCCTCGACCGGCTACAGCCGCTGCTCGAAAGCGCCGGCGTGAAGACGCTGGTGCCCAGCCACGGGCCGGTGCGCGCCAGCCTGGACGGCATCGCCCAGACACGCGGCTACCTGCAGTGGCTGGACCGGAACTTCAGCCTCTGGGCCCGCCAGGGCTGGGAGATGAACGAGGTACTGAAAGCGCCGGTGCCGGCGCTCTATCGCGGCTGGGCGGCGTTCGAGACCGAATACCTGCGCAACGTCGTGCACCTGTACCCGCGTTACGAGAGCCAGGTGCTGAGCGCCACCCGGCCGCGCTGA